ttttaatctaacattaaaacggaaaaaacatttgatttactTGGTTAAACTAAGCCGACAAGTAAAACTTGtgggaataatttttaaaaaacaaattggaaagctcaattataaattaactcaatgttaaaggatgaaattgataaaaaaaaaatttaattaaaaaaaccaagtgaaCTCAAGTCAACTAAACGAACTCGTGACACAAGTCAGGGGCATTatcatattcaataaaaattttatcccagagattatttttcatttaattattcaacaataaaacacatgatagtttttttttttgtatgattgaaatggtttttttgaaaagaaagtaACGGTGATAGGTATGTGGAGCCAATATAACAAAAGTAAATCATTGATAATAAAAGGTTAATTGCATTCTTTTATGTTTGAGttgaattaaaatatagatCATCAATAATAAGGGgtgaaaattgtattttttaaaaaataaaataagaaatgcgtgaaaaaaaagacattaaaaaaataaataatagctcgGATGCTGCAGGTTAACCTATTTAACTTGTGATCCAATTCATGGACTCAATTGggttcaatgatttttttaccaagttttttaacacaaatataaaatagcaaaaaaaaaagactaaaaggAGCCCTGACACATGGGCCAGGTGGCCCAAGGTGCCTGGGCATTAAAAGAAATAGCCTAGACAAATGGGCTTTCCAATGTGCCCGGACTTatctttgcttttttatttcttgaaggaGTGATGATCTATCGTCCACCCtaatttcttttaagaaaaaaatagtagatGTGCTGTCTATGACAACAGAAAATGTGTCACCTACTTTCTGTAAAATTCAATGACTAAAGATCTCTGAAAAAATAGAGCATCAAGTTTTTTCGGTAAAATACCTAGAAGAAACTTTACACACCTTGAAAAATCTATCAATGGTATAACCCCCCTAAAAACGTAGCTAAAATACCCAAAAccaacttgaaataaaaatattcttgtgATCATATATCTATCCCATCGggcaaagaaaagtaaaaaaccaCCTAAGTGAAACTCCATTCATGAAATAGAACCCGTTAACACTGATATTCACATTTGTTATGGTCATAATCATCATCAATggtgattttatctttttatactGGAATTCAACGAGCCTCTATTTCacctcttattaaaaaaaaattgaaaaataagggaaataaagtttgatattgaaattgaatttatgaCAACTAAAAAGACCAATcacttaacaattaaaaaagatacGGAACTAAAATGAACTTTGTCAATGAAATTTGAAGTCATTATCTGTTTTACCCGTTCTTTtcgctttgatttttttctttcaatccaaCCATTTCTTCAAAGAAAATAAGCAATTTAGTGTTAATTTGGGTTGAAAAATGTTTaattgtgcaaaaaaaaaaaaacgatatgataaaattaattttttataaaaaattgattattctAATCCATAAAGATTTGTGATATTATTATCCATGGAATGATTGAACCCTAGATCAATGACAATAGGTTAGAAGGAGAAGTATGGGGATTTAGTTCAGCACATTCAGGCAGTTTGGACTGAACGAAAAGGAGAAGTATGgtggctatgtttttttttcttttttaatttgaataaaaacattttaattattaaattaaaaataattgtaaatatataaataatcaaataatttttattgattttttaagtatgTTAAGTGTTAGCAcgtatataaaatttaaaatataaattgtaatttttcaaaactaaataaacaaGTGTAATTTGAGTTAAATTATAGATGTTAAGGTAATTTGCTCTCTAAAATTTCTATTGAAAGAGaaacttctcttcttcttttttgttcaacgactatatatattatacagcAAGCCTACTTTTAAATTGATGAGCTTCTTTGATAAAatatcttatataaaataaatatagaaaataaataaaatattttattccttGAATAATTGGAACACACGGTATCCCAAAAAAAGGGTTTTTCCGGGGTAGGTTAATTACCATATTACTGTACTACTAAAAGTTCACAAGTCTACTACCAATAATAACGCTACCGGGCCTCCGGCAATAAAGAATACGTACAGCAGCATGTGCAGGGGACGAGGATTTGAAAGCAATTCTTCTCTTCTGAAAGAGAGAGATCACTgcaaagtataaaaatattcttgtgATCATGTATCTATCCCATCGggcaaagaaaagtaaaaaaaacatataaattaaacttcATTTATGAAATAGAACATGTTGACGCTGATATTGATGTTTGTTATGGTTGTAATCATTATCAATGATGATTTTATCTCTTTACACTAGAATTCAACAAGCCTCTATCTCacctctcataaaaaaaaaactgaaaaataagataaataaaatttgatactgaaattgaatttatgaCAACTAAAAAGACCAATcacttaacaattaaaaaagatagggAACTAAAATAAGCTTTTGTAAATGAAATTTGAAGTTGCTATCTATTTTACCCGTCCTTTTTACTCtgatctttttctttcaatccaaCCCTTTCTTCAAAGAAAATAAGCAATTTAATGCTAATTTTGGTTGAAAAATAGCTAGGCACATGGGCTTTTCAGTGTGCCTAGACctatctttgttattttatttcttgaaggGTTGATGATCTATCACCCACCCTAAttccttttaagaaaaaaaaaaaacagtagacGTTGTACTGCTGTCTATGACAACAGAAGATGTGTCACCTATTTTCTGTAAAATTCAATGATTAGAGATCTCTGAAAAAATAGGGCATcgagttttttttagtaaaataccTAGAAAACACTTTACACACCTTGAAAAATCTATCAGTGGTCTAACCCCCCctaaaaaaatagctaaaaaacacaaaaccaactcgaaataaaaatattcttgtgATCATATATCTATCGATCCCATTGggcaaagaaaagtaaaaaagcaTCTAAGTGAAACTCCATTCATGAAATAGAACCCGTTGACACTGATATTGACCTTTGTTACGGTCGTAATCATAATCAATGATGATTTTATCTCTTTACACTGGAATTCGACGAGCTTGTATCTCACCTTTCATTAagaaagaactgaaaaataagagaaataaagtttaatattgaaattgaatttatgaCAACTAAAAAGATTAGTcacataacaattaaaaaagataaagaattaaaataaactttgtaAATGAAATTTGAAGTCGCTATCTATTTTACCCGTTCTTTTtactatgtttttcttctttcaatccAACCCTTTCTTCAAAGAAAATAAGCAATTTAGTGCTAATttggattgaaaaatatttaattgtgcAAAAAGAGTTTCGAcgataaaattaagattttataaaaaattgaattattctaATTCATAAAGATTTGTGATATTATTATCCCATGGAATGATTAAACCCTAGTCAAGATCAATGACAATAGGTTAGAAGGAGAAGTATGGGGATTTAGTTCAGCACATTCAGGCAGTTTGgactgaaagaaaaattaagattttttttcttttttaatttaaataaaaacattttaattattaaatgaaaaataacgataaatatataaataatcagataatttttattgatttttttaacaagtaTGTTAATTGTtagcatatatataaattttaaaatataaattgtaatttttcaaaattaaataaacaagtgTAATTTCAGTCCAATTATAGAATGTTGGGgtaattttctctaaaatttctaTTGAAAGAGaaacttctcttcttcttttgttcaacgactatatatattatacagcAAGCCTCCTTTTATATGCTAACATTATTTTGCCTGTTCATAAAATAGATCTTACTCGTTCATCAGAAATTAAGCAATTAGatttaaaagataagaaaatatttttttatttgtaaaacatTTCAAAAGCCAACTTCACAacatttgataaataataacgCTAAAAATGAtagtaaaaaaatgataatgatttatTGCAATAATAAGATATTGAtgattataatagtaataataataataaaaataatggtaatAAAGAACATATAAAAAGTTGATGATGATGTCAGCattaataatgattaatttttataagttaattattatttaaaatattttataaaatttctgaaaatattttttaataaataaattagattaataaattgaccgtaaatattttatatcgaCGAGCTTCTTTGATAAAatatcttatataaaataaatatagaaaataaataaaatattttattccgTAAATGATTGGAACACACGGTATCCCCGAAAAAGGGTTTTTCCGGGGTAGGTTGATTACCACATTACTGTACTACTCAAAGTTCAAAAGTGTACTACCAATAATAACGCTTCGGGGCCTCCGGCAATAAAAAATACGTACAGCAGCATGTGCAGGGTACGAGGGTTTGAAAGAAATTCTTCTATTCTGAAAGAGAGAGATCACTACAAACACTTTCcgggaaaaacaaataaaacagtACCGTTAAACATACCAATCTGTGAAAAGAAAGCGaaggaaacaaacaaaactaaaaaaggaTTGCAGCACTCTAACAGGATGCAAATTCTCATCATAATGGAAGCGCGCAGAACACCTTATTGGGTTATGAAATGCTCCGGAGGATTCAACAATATAACAACTTAATTTAGTGGTGTACGTAGCTTtcaggaaagaaaataaaaatacagagTAACAAAGATATGGCTTTTTGTGATCATGAGAGcagaacaaaaggaaaagagattGAGGAACGTGTATGTGAAGCTCGAAGATATTAAAACCTTGAGCAATGTCTtaagaagggaaaggagaaggagaagggaaTGCAAAAGTGCTGGGATCATCTTCATTGTTAATCCATCCATACTTCTCCAAGAATGGGTTGGCCAATGAGTTTGGTGGGTAGCTATGAATGCAGTCCGTCCACGCATTACCTGCATCCCCCAAGTCTCTAAGCACCTCCCACAAACAGCTGTTGCATTTAAAGCCCGCACCGAAGCTCATCATCAAAACCCTATCTCCTTTCTTTAGCCTCCTTTTGGCCTCCATGTATCCCAAAACATACCAAAGACTACTCGCAGATGTGTTGCCGAACCTATGCAGAGTCATTCTTGCTGGCTCCAAGTCATGCTCGGTGAGATCAAGGCTAACGCCAATCCCATCGATCACTGCCTTACCCCCAGTGTGAATGCAGAAGTGATCAACACCTGTCTTGAAGTTTATCACAGGTTCAGGACTAGAACCAGCTGCTCGTTTTGTGGATTTGTGGCTCCAATATTTCCTAATTAATGACACCACCATAAATCTAAGCAGCTCCCTTACAGGCAAGATCTTAGGGGCTATTTCTCTAAGGTTGTCGACCAAAGCTCGTGTAGCGACCTTTGGGAGTGACTTGTCCAGGTGAAACCCTGAGCGCCCTTGGTCATCTTCTCTTTGATGGCAACATGCATACGACTCGTCTCTAGCTCCGTGGTGTGTCCTAACTAGGCACTTCAATTTGAGCATGGCACGGTGCTTTAAGGCCCTTTTGTTAGTCAAGAGCATGGCACACCCACCTGATCGGAACAAACAATTTGCAAGAATCATCGATCTATCACTGCCTGCATACCAATTTGGACTTAAAGACTCCGAGGTGACAACAAGCGCATAAGCATTTTTGTAAATCTTAAACATGTTTTGAACAATGTTGACGGATACAAGGCTTGCACTACAACCCATCCCAGTGAGGTTGAAAACCTTAACATCCTCCCTTAGTTTATAGTGATTTATAATCATAGCGGGTAGAGAAGGCACAGCAGACTGCATGGAGACATTAACTACAAGAACATCGATTTCTTTAGGAGCTATGCCTGACCTAGCCAAGAGCTTTCCGATGCTGTCATGAAAGAACTCCTCCATCTCCGAAATTAAATCTTGTAATGTAGGGTTCTCCTCTTGACCGTTGAATATGATCCCGGGACCATAGGTTTGCTCGCCAATTCCAGAGCTCACAATAGCTCTCAACAGAAACTTGTACTCGTTCAGACCAAGATTCTTGTTCCTCATTATCACTTGCCCAGAACACTCTGTGTCGAGTTTCCTGTCATCGGTTGGTTTGTGGCACTCATAGTCTAGTATATAACATTCTCGGTCCCTTTTCCTATCAATCCGCCTCCATAACATGAGGAGGGGATAGAAGATGAGAAAAGCATATACTAACATGGGAACATCCATTGTTTAATTTTgagagaaacagagagagaggcGGGGCTTGAGAGTTTGGTGTGccagtattattattttagaagatGGGAGGTCATGAAATGAGAGCAGGTGATCTTATAAGAGAAGGGGATGTGCGAGCAGTACACATGAAGATGTTTAAGATCCATTTCCATCTCTCAACTCCCACCAACTTATTACGTTCAACTTTGctaacaactttattttttttaaaaaagcattaacAGGCCACTTCGTAAtgtggatgtttttttttattaatataggtgttCGGATCAATTTATATgtaccttaattaattttatgggtcttaaaattaatgatcatataaatttCTAGTGGCTATCATATTAGAAACCGaacttaaaacctaaaaaaacaaatccattaattctaaacttttactattaaattattttttatatggttttattACGTGGATTTTGCTTTTGCAAGTAGCGAAcccacttcttttcttttctttttctagtacAAGGAATccacatttcttttttctaattaaggATTTTATTTCATTACGAGGAGACTTCTCAATGTCCATTTTTAATCCTGCCCATATACCTCAATTAATATGGATTTTCAAAcataattagctagttactatCCGATTGTCTTCCTGACATCATAATATCGTACAGTCTAATGAACTAAAATGACATTACATGGGAAgttattggtttatttattttcctttttagagCCTGGAAATCATGTCTTGAAAAGgataagtaaaaatataagacaattgaagaaaaaagaagtacGTACATGCTCCCCGAGGCTGCTCGTGATTAAATGGATCCTAAGACGCTAATTAATACCTAAcgtacattttttttatgccaaGTATAACGAGGCAGCATTGGAGTTTTTTGGGATACATgatagtccttattttttaaagtatttttttttattttaaaataatatatttttttatttttaaaaaattatttttaacatcagtatatcaaaataatatgaaaatattaaaaaatattaatttgaagaagaaaaaattaaaaaatttgaatttttttcaaaaaacgcTTCTAAAATTTATTGTCAAATACACCCTTGATCCACAACCTTTAATGCATCAACTTTATCTAGTGTTATTATGATGaaggttgaattaatttttttaatataaaaaatatttagatattactaatatattttttaataaaaaatatgtataagtTGATTTGATATAATATAGTTGACATGATGAATCTAAAAACAACCTAAATTACaagtaaaaacatagtttgactaaaataaattatcgacaacatcttttttaaaaaatattgatattgcaACCAATTAAATTGACCCGAATAATGAAACCGCGATattccaatagaaaaaaaaattaaagtttaatttttgataaacttaatattaaaagataaaattaaaattaaaaattaaaaagaaaaaaacaatgttatgtTGATCAATTCTTTATGAGGAGGTGAACATTAAATTCACctcctcttttaatttttgttgatgattattaaacacataaaaaataaatcaaaataaattataaatctaaattcaaaataaaattaaaaaaatattgtttcaatGAATAATGTTATATGAGGATTTTAATAGtgaattcactttttttttcttgttaataattattaaacacCTTTGATTTCCCAAACCccgtatatataaaaatatatctacaaAACTTAATAGTCACTGGCAGGCATTGATAATATgtcctctaaaaaaataaattttagcaatgaattgaatgatattttaatctattattGTGAtggaaaaacatttgatttaccTGGTTAAACTAAGCCGACAAGCAAAACTTGCgggaataatttttaaaaaacaaattggaaaGCTCAATcctaaattaattcaatgttgaaggatgaaattgaccaaaaaaatattttttaattaaaaaatacaagtgaaCTCAAGTCAACCAAGCGAACTCATAACGCAAGTCATGGACATTatcagatttaataaattttttttatcctagaaattatttttcctttaattattcaacaataaaacacatgataattttttttgtatgaaatggttttttttgaaaagaaaaaaatggtgatAGGTACGTGGAGCCGAGATAACAAAGGTAGatcattgataataaaatgTGAATTGCATTCTTTTATGTATgagttgaataaaaatatagatcatCAATAATAAGGGgtgaaaattgtattttaaaaataaaaaaaattgagacaaaaaaagcattaataaaaaaagaaaaacaaataatagctCGGATGCTGCAGATTAACCTATTAAACATGTGATCCAACTCATGGACTCAATTgggtttgatgattttttttatcaagttttttaacataaatataaaataataataataaaaaaactaaaaggagcCTTGACACGTGGGCCTGGTGGCCCAAGGTGCCTGGGTATTAAAAGAAATTGCCAAGCACATGGGCTTTCCAGTGTGCCCGAACCTatctttgcttttttatttcttgaagggGTGATGATCTATCATCCACCCTAAttccttttaagaaaaaaacaatagatgTTGTGTCGTCTATGACAATAGAAGATGTGTCAcctactttttataaaattcaatgactagaGATCTTTACAAAAACAGGGCATCgagttttttttggtaaaataccTAAAAGACAGTTTACACaccttgaaaaatatatcaatcgTCTAACCCCCCCctaaaaaaatagctaaaaaacacaaaaccaactcgaaataaaaatattcttgtgATCATATATCTATCGATCCCATTGggcaaagaaaagtaaaaaagcaTCTAAGTGAAACTCCATTCATGAAATAGAACCCGTTGACACTGATATTGACCTTTGTTACGGTCGTAATCATAATCAATGATGATTTTATCTCTTTACACTGGAATTCGACGAGCTTGTATCTCACCTTTCATTAagaaagaactgaaaaataagagaaataaagtttaatattgaaattgaatttatgaCAACTAAAAAGATTAGTcacataacaattaaaaaagataaagaattaaaataaactttgtaAATGAAATTTGAAGTCGCTATCTATTTTACCCGTTCTTTTtactatgtttttcttctttcaatccAACCCTTTCTTCAAAGAAAATAAGCAATTTAGTGCTAATttggattgaaaaatatttaattgtgcAAAAAGAGTTTCGAcgataaaattaagattttataaaaaattgattattctaattcataAAGATTTGTGATATTATTATCCCATGGAATGATTGAACCCTAGTCAAGATCAATGACAATAGGTTAGAAGGAGAAGTATGGGGATTTAGTTCAGCACATTCAGGCAGTTTGgactgaaagaaaaattaagattttttttcttttttaatttaaataaaaacattttaattattaaatgaaaaataacgataaatatataaataatcagataatttttattgatttttttaacaagtaTGTTAATTGTtagcatatatataaattttaaaatataaattgtaatttttcaaaattaaataaacaagtgTAATTTCAGTCCAATTATAGAATGTTGGGgtaattttctctaaaatttctaTTGAAAGAGaaacttctcttcttcttttgttcaacgactatatatattatacagcAAGCCTCCTTTTATATGCTAACATTATTTTGCCTGTTCATAAAATAGATCTTACTCGTTCATCAGAAATTAAGCAATTAGatttaaaagataagaaaatatttttttttatttgtaaaacatTTCAAAAGCCAACTTCACAacatttgataaataataacgCTAAAAATGAtagtaaaaaaatgataatgatttatTGCAATAATAAGATATTGAtgattataatagtaataataataataaaaataatggtaatAAAGAACATATAAAAAGTTGATGATGATGTCAGCattaataatgattaatttttataagttaattattatttaaaatattttataaaatttctgaaaatattttttaataaataaattagattaataaattgaccgtaaatattttatatcgaCGAGCTTCTTTGATAAAatatcttatataaaataaatatagaaaataaataaaaatattttattccgTAAATGATTGGAACACACGGTATCCCCGAAAAAGGGTTTTTCCGGGGTAGGTTGATTACCACATTACTGTACTACTCAAAGTTCAAAAGTGTACTACCAATAATAACGCTTCGGGGCCTCCGGCAATAAAAAATACGTACAGCAGCATGTGCAGGGTACGAGGGTTTGAAAGAAATTCTTCTATTCTGAAAGAGAGAGATCACTACAAACACTTTCcgggaaaaacaaataaaacagtACCGTTAAACATACCAATCTGTGAAAAGAAAGCGaaggaaacaaacaaaactaaaaaaggaTTGCAGCACTCTAACAGGATGCAAATTCTCATCATAATGGAAGCGCGCAGAACACCTTATTGGGTTATGAAATGCTCCGGAGGATTCAACAATATAACAACTTAATTTAGTGGTGTACGTACGTAGCTTtcaggaaagaaaataaaaatacagagTAACAAAGATATGGCTTTTTGTGATCATGAGAGcagtaaaaaaggaaaagagattgAGGAACGTGTATGTGAAGCTCGAAGATATTAAAACCTTGAGCAATGTCttaagaaggagaaggagaagggaaTGCAAAAGTGCTGGGATCATCTTCATTGTTAATCCATCCATACTTCTCCAAGAATGGGTTGGCCAATGAGTTTGGTGGGTAGCTATGAATGCAGTCCGTCCACGCATTACCTGCATCCCCCAAGTCTCTAAGCACTTCCCACAAACAGCTGTTGCATTTAAAGCCCGCACCGAAGCTCATCATCAAAACCCTATCTCCTTTCTTTAGCCTCCTTTTGGCCTCCATGTATCCCAAAACATACCAAAGACTACTCGCAGATGTGTTGCCGAACCTATGTAGAGTCATTCTTGCTGGCTCCAAGTCATGCTCGGTGAGACCAAGGCTAACGCCAATCCCATCGATCACTGCCTTACCCCCAGTGTGAATGCAGAAGTGATCAACACCTGTCTTGAAGTTTATCACAGGTTCAGGACTAGAACCAGCTGCTCCTTTTGTGGATTTGTGGCTCCAATATTTCCTAATTAATGACACCACCATAAATCTAAGCAGCTCCCTTACAGGCAAGATCTTAGGGGCTATTTCTCTAAGGTTGTCGACCAAAGCTCGTGTAGCGACCTTTGGGAGTGACTTGTCCAGGTGAAACCCTGAGCGCCCTTGGTCATCTTCTCTTTGATGGCAACATGCATACGACTCGTCTCTAGCTCCGTGGTGTGTCCTAACTAGGCACTTCAATTTGAGCATGGCACGGTGCTTTAAGGCCCTTTTGTTAGTCAAGAGCATGGCACACCCACCTGATCGGAACAAACAATTTGCAAGAATCATCGATCTATCACTGCCTGCATACCAATTTGGACTTAAAGACTCCGAGGTGACAACAAGCGCATAAGCATTTTTGTAAATCTTAAACATGTTTTGAACAATGTTGACGGATACAAGGCTTGCACTACAACCCATCCCAGTGAGGTTGAAAACCTTAACATCCTCCCTTAGTTTATAGTGATTTATAATCATAGCGGGTAGAGAAGGCACAGCAGACTGCATGGAGACATTAACTACAAGAACATCGATTTCTTTAGGAGCTATGCCTGACCTAGCCAAGAGCTTTCCGATGCTGTCATGAAAGAACTCCTCCATCTCCGAAATTAAATCTTGTAATGTAGGGTTCTCCTCTTGACCGTTGAATATGATCCCGGGACCATAGGTTTGCTCGCCAATTCCAGAGCTCACAATAGCTCTCAACAGAAACTTGTACTCGTTCAGACCAAGATTCTTGTTCCTCATTATCACTTGCCCAGAACACTCTGTGTCGAGTTTCCTGTCATCGGTTGGTTTGTGGCACTCATAGTCTAGTATATAACATTCTCGGTCCCTTTTCCTATCAATCCGCCTCCATAACATGAGGAGGGGATAGAAGATGAGAAAAGCATATACTAACATGGGAACATCCATTGTTTAATTTTgagagaaacagagagagaggcGGGGCTTGAGAGTTTGGTGTGccagtattattattttagaagatGGGAGGTCATGAAATGAGAGCAGGTGATCTTATAAGAGAAGGGGATGTGCGAGCAGTACACATGAAGATGTTTAAGATCCAT
This genomic interval from Populus alba chromosome 1, ASM523922v2, whole genome shotgun sequence contains the following:
- the LOC118045663 gene encoding 3-ketoacyl-CoA synthase 3; the protein is MDVPMLVYAFLIFYPLLMLWRRIDRKRDRECYILDYECHKPTDDRKLDTECSGQVIMRNKNLGLNEYKFLLRAIVSSGIGEQTYGPGIIFNGQEENPTLQDLISEMEEFFHDSIGKLLARSGIAPKEIDVLVVNVSMQSAVPSLPAMIINHYKLREDVKVFNLTGMGCSASLVSVNIVQNMFKIYKNAYALVVTSESLSPNWYAGSDRSMILANCLFRSGGCAMLLTNKRALKHRAMLKLKCLVRTHHGARDESYACCHQREDDQGRSGFHLDKSLPKVATRALVDNLREIAPKILPVRELLRFMVVSLIRKYWSHKSTKGAAGSSPEPVINFKTGVDHFCIHTGGKAVIDGIGVSLGLTEHDLEPARMTLHRFGNTSASSLWYVLGYMEAKRRLKKGDRVLMMSFGAGFKCNSCLWEVLRDLGDAGNAWTDCIHSYPPNSLANPFLEKYGWINNEDDPSTFAFPSPSPS
- the LOC118045662 gene encoding 3-ketoacyl-CoA synthase 3: MDVPMLVYAFLIFYPLLMLWRRIDRKRDRECYILDYECHKPTDDRKLDTECSGQVIMRNKNLGLNEYKFLLRAIVSSGIGEQTYGPGIIFNGQEENPTLQDLISEMEEFFHDSIGKLLARSGIAPKEIDVLVVNVSMQSAVPSLPAMIINHYKLREDVKVFNLTGMGCSASLVSVNIVQNMFKIYKNAYALVVTSESLSPNWYAGSDRSMILANCLFRSGGCAMLLTNKRALKHRAMLKLKCLVRTHHGARDESYACCHQREDDQGRSGFHLDKSLPKVATRALVDNLREIAPKILPVRELLRFMVVSLIRKYWSHKSTKRAAGSSPEPVINFKTGVDHFCIHTGGKAVIDGIGVSLDLTEHDLEPARMTLHRFGNTSASSLWYVLGYMEAKRRLKKGDRVLMMSFGAGFKCNSCLWEVLRDLGDAGNAWTDCIHSYPPNSLANPFLEKYGWINNEDDPSTFAFPSPSPFPS